ACCCCTGCCATTTGGATTGCACGCACTGCAATCATATTTTTGGATAAGCCAAGTCCAACACGCAAACGCAAAGGTCCGTCAAAACGATTTGGTGAATTTTTTGGGCTCCAAACTGCTTGTCCGGGTTTATGAATCACAATAGGAGAATCAAGCAAAATAGTGGACAGGGATAAACCACGATCTAAGGCGGCAGCATAGACAAAAGGTTTAATTGATGACCCCACCTGCACTAAAGATTGTGTTGCTCGGTTGAATTTACTCAAATCAAAACTAAATCCGCCGACAATTGCCTCAATCGCTCCATTATCGCTATTAATTGAAACCAAGCCTGAATTTGCTTCAGGAATTTGTGCTAAAAGCCAATCGCCATTTTCTCGTTGCCGAATCCAAATTTGCTCGCCCACTTTAATTGGCATTGTTCGCCCTGTCCAACGCATTGCACTAGCAGGCAATTGCATTTTATCGCCATTGGCTAATAACAATTCTGCACGCTCTTTATTCACAGCAAGCACTGCGGCAGGGATTAATGGGTTAGCATTAGGTAAGCGTTTTAAGAAACCAATAATGCGATCATTATCCCAAACTTCTTCCCCTTGTTTCCATAAAGGTGCACCACCACGATAACCATGACGCATATCATAATTTATCAAATTATCTCTTAGGGCTTTTTGTGCAGCAGCCTGATCTTGCGATTGTACTGTGGTATAAACCTTATAACCTTTGGTATAAGCATTTTCTTCACCATAGCGTCTTACCATTTCTTGGCGTACCATTTCGGTAACATAATCTGCCCGAAAATCAAGTTGTGAGCCATGATAAGCCGCTACTATCGGTTGTTTAATGGTTTCTTCATATTGCTGTTGACTAATCATTTTTTGGCTTAACATCCGAGACAACACAATATTACGCCGTTCTTCCGCTCGTTTTACCGAATATAAAGGGTTCATGGTAGAAGGGGCTTTGGGTAAGCCTGCGATCATTGCCATTTCGGATAAAGTCAGCTGATCCAAATCTTTACCAAAATAGGTTTTTGCCGCAGCAACCACGCCATAAGAACGATAGCCTAAATAAATTTTATTTAAATAAAGTTCTAAAATTTCGTCTTTACTCAGGGTATTCTCAATTTCAATGGCTAAAATGGCTTCTTTTACTTTACGCATAAAAGTACGTTCAGGGGTAAGGAAAAAATTACGCGCAAGCTGTTGAGTAATGGTACTCGCCCCTTGTGATGCCCCTCTATTTTCAAGAGCTACCTTTAATGCTCTTGCAATTCCAATAGGATCTAAGCCATGATGTTCATAGAAACGGCTATCTTCGGTCGCAAGTACCGCGTCAATCAAGGGTTGAGGTATATCTGCTAACTTCACTGGGATACGCCGTTGTTCACCCACTTCGCCAATAAGTTTATTATCGGCAGTAAAGATTTGCATAGGCTGTTGCAGTTCTACGGTTTTTAATGCTTGTACATCAGGTAAATCTGATTTTATTTGTACATAAAAAATACCCACTGCTACGCAACCCAAAATAATTAAGGTTAATAGCGTACTAAATATTAATTTTACGATCCTCATCGCGAAATTCTCTCTCAATTAGTGCATAAATATCAAAATTAATTAACTATATCATTTAATCACAAATTTATGAATGTTATCCGCAAGTACACAAAAGATATAACAAAATGATACATCAAATTAAACAAAAAATTTGCCAGTTTCAACAAGCTCGTATTCCGCTTAATGTGGGGATATGGCAGGATCAATCCCTTGAATTATTGTGGTTTGATCAACAACAAACGCCCCATGTAGAAATATTGCCGCTTACGGCAATAGCATCTGTACAACAACAGGTTAAACAGCAAAGCAAATCAAGCAGAATACAATGGGTAACCGCTATATTACCACAGCATACTTGGTCAAAGCGGTTAATTTTACCACATTTACTTAGCCCCCAAGAATGTGAACAACAATGCCACTATACTTTACAGCAAGAATTACCCCTAGCAAATGAACAAATTTGGTTTGACTATTGTTACCAAACCTTACCCGTAGAACAAAATCTGCATGCTAGTCAGCTAGATATTGTGGCGATTAATTCTCTGTCCGCTCAACAATATATCCAACAATTTTTACCCATAAAAATCAATGTATTAGATCATCTTTCCGCTGTTTTATTGCGTGCTTTTTATTATCTTTGCCCTGAATTACAGCATAACAACGAAGTATTATGGTTATATCAAGATCAGCAAATGGCTATTGCAATCCAAGATAAACCACAACAATGCCAACTCTTGCAAAAAACGTCGGAAAATTTGACCGCACTTATTCAGCAATATCAACAATCTTATGCGGCTAATATTAAACATTATGTCTTATATCGCAGTGCTAATTTCTCAAGTCATTTAGCCAAGCAATATGATTGGCATCTTGTTGATAATCAATTGCCGCTTATTCCGCTAGGTTGTGCCTTATGGGGAAAAGCTAATGTAATAAATGTTCCACAAGGAAATAGCCACTATGTCAATTAAACGAGAACTTAACTTATTACCTTGGCGACTTTATGCCCATCGTCAAAAACGTAACCAATTTTTATTGGTTTTGCTGATAATGATGTTAGCCACCTTTATATATCATCAAATCATGAGTAGCAAAAATCAACAAAGCCAACGCCAATATTATCAATTACAACGCCAACAACAGCAAATAGAACAACAACTTGCCGAAAGCCAACAACAATTATATCAACTTCGGCAACAAGCAAATCCTAAACCCTTGAGGGCAATTAGCGTCCACCAACTTGAGCAAATACTCTTAACCATTCAACAATTTCCTTTAGCCCAAGGCGAATTGACCCAACTTTTATTACATTATCACGAACAACAACTTGTCTTAATTTTGCAAGGTAAAAGTACGCCTCAAGAGTTTAGTGGGATTGAACAACTGTTGCATCAACAATTATGGTTACAGCAAATGGAATTAACGGATTTTATCCCTCAAAGCCCACAATTAGTACAATTTGAACTGTATTTACACATAAAAAGCGAGGATCATTATGCGAATTAACGTACTACGTTATTTTGACCAACCCCATAATTCATTTGGTAAATGGCTAGCCTTGCCATTATGGCAAAGCTATCTCCCCTTGTTTCTATTAACATTACCCATAATCTATTTACTTACCGCTCAATATGCTAAAAACCAACAGGCGTTAATGAGGCTACAAAACGATGTCGCACAATTACAACAACGCTTTATTCATCAACAAAAATTATCACACCACCTACGTCAACAATTATCTTCGCCAATATTAGAAAAAGGAGCGGATCTTAGTTTGGCTAATCAAAAAATCCAACAACTTAGCCAACAATATCAACTACATATTCAGCATCAACGCTGGTTCTTTACGCCACAAGCCAATTTACAATTACAAGTTACTGGACATTATGTTCAATTAGTCCCTTTTTTGTTCCATTTATTACAAGATAACTCAATACAGCTTCTTAAACTTAAGGTACAACAACACACCGAGAAAAATCCACAACATTCCATTTTTAGTGAAATTCACTTACGACTTCAAAGGAAATAGTATGCGTACGCCATTACTTTTATTCATGTTTCTAGTGCTAATAGGCTTAACTCAAGCCTTTGCCGATCCCTTTAATAAAGCGAGTACAACAACACCGCATCTGGCGCAACTTAATTGCCATAAAGAGCAAAAAGTTCTTGCACAACATATTCCATTTGAGGATATACAATGGGTAGGGATCATTCAACAAGCAGAGAATATCAGCTTGTTATTCAGTCTTCCAACCCAACAAGTATTACAAGCTAAACAAGGGGATTTTATCAGCCAACAACGCCTGCAAATTCAACAGGTTTCAACGCAACAAATTCGTTTATTAGATTGGCAACAAAGCCTAAGCTGTGAACAGCCTAATACACGTTTTATTCATTTTTAGGGGGCAAAATGCAATCTTGGCTTTCTTTCAATTTTAATCCGCTCAACAAGGAACGAGTCATAAAGTGCGGTCTGTTTTGCTTAATTTTTTTCCTCTCAACGCTGGGATTAACACAAAATGCAACCCTTTCATCTTCTCTTGAGCAACAACCTTTTTCCATTCAGCTCAAACAAGCCCCATTGGTCGCCACCTTGCAACGCCTTGCCAATGATTATCACACCAATTTAGTCATTGATGATGAATTAACTGGCACAATTTCTTTACAATTACAACAAACCCATTTTGAGGAATTATTAACCGCTATTGCTCAAATTAAAAATCTCTCGTTATGGCAGGAAAATAACATTTATTACCTCTCTCGCCAAGCAAAGCTCACGCCTTTGCCCCCAGAAAACGCCATAACCTTTGAGCCTTCTAGTATGACCTCTGAGAAATTACATACGGAAGCGATCAAATTGCATTTTGCTAAAGCCTCAGAGGTAATAAAGTCGCTGACCCCACAAATGGGGTCATTACTTTCTGCACAAGGGAGCTTATCCTTTGATCAGCGTAGTAATCTTATTTTATTGCAAGATGAAAAAGCCTCCGTCAAAAATATCAAAAAACTGATCCAAGCCATGGATAAACCCATTGAACAAATTGCCATTGAGGCAAGAATTGTTACCATCAGTGATGAAAGCCTTAAAGAATTGGGTGTACGCTGGGGAATGTTTAATCCAACGGAGCAGGCTCAGCATATAACAGGACGTTTAGAAGCCAATAATTTTAATCAACTAACAGAACAGTTGAATGTCAATTTCGCTGCAATTAACCCTGCCGCCGCAATGACCTTGCAACTGGCTAAAATCAATGGGCGTTTATTAGATTTAGAATTAACGGCATTGGAGCGAGAAAATAATGTGGAAATTATTGCTAGCCCTCGCTTACTTACCACCAATAAACAAATGGCAAATATTAAACAAGGTACGGAGATTCCCTATGTAATCCTTGATGCTAAAAATAATAATCATCGTATTGAATTTAAAGAAGCGGTATTAGGTTTAGAAGTTACCCCACAAATCAGCCCCAATAAGCATATTTTGTTAGATTTAGTGGTTACTCAAAATTCCGTAGGGAATAATATGGCGGCGGGTACAAGCCATGCTGTTAGTATTGATAAACAGGAAATTCGTACCCAAGTCTTTGCCCAAAATGGAGAAACCATTGTCTTAGGCGGGATCTTTCATAATAGTATTACTAAGCAAGTGGACAAAGTGCCATTGCTCGGTGATTTACCCTTAATTAAGCGTTTATTCTCTAAA
Above is a window of Volucribacter amazonae DNA encoding:
- a CDS encoding pilus assembly protein PilP, yielding MRTPLLLFMFLVLIGLTQAFADPFNKASTTTPHLAQLNCHKEQKVLAQHIPFEDIQWVGIIQQAENISLLFSLPTQQVLQAKQGDFISQQRLQIQQVSTQQIRLLDWQQSLSCEQPNTRFIHF
- a CDS encoding type IV pilus secretin PilQ; the protein is MQSWLSFNFNPLNKERVIKCGLFCLIFFLSTLGLTQNATLSSSLEQQPFSIQLKQAPLVATLQRLANDYHTNLVIDDELTGTISLQLQQTHFEELLTAIAQIKNLSLWQENNIYYLSRQAKLTPLPPENAITFEPSSMTSEKLHTEAIKLHFAKASEVIKSLTPQMGSLLSAQGSLSFDQRSNLILLQDEKASVKNIKKLIQAMDKPIEQIAIEARIVTISDESLKELGVRWGMFNPTEQAQHITGRLEANNFNQLTEQLNVNFAAINPAAAMTLQLAKINGRLLDLELTALERENNVEIIASPRLLTTNKQMANIKQGTEIPYVILDAKNNNHRIEFKEAVLGLEVTPQISPNKHILLDLVVTQNSVGNNMAAGTSHAVSIDKQEIRTQVFAQNGETIVLGGIFHNSITKQVDKVPLLGDLPLIKRLFSKEMERQQRRELVIFVTPYIL
- a CDS encoding penicillin-binding protein 1A, whose product is MRIVKLIFSTLLTLIILGCVAVGIFYVQIKSDLPDVQALKTVELQQPMQIFTADNKLIGEVGEQRRIPVKLADIPQPLIDAVLATEDSRFYEHHGLDPIGIARALKVALENRGASQGASTITQQLARNFFLTPERTFMRKVKEAILAIEIENTLSKDEILELYLNKIYLGYRSYGVVAAAKTYFGKDLDQLTLSEMAMIAGLPKAPSTMNPLYSVKRAEERRNIVLSRMLSQKMISQQQYEETIKQPIVAAYHGSQLDFRADYVTEMVRQEMVRRYGEENAYTKGYKVYTTVQSQDQAAAQKALRDNLINYDMRHGYRGGAPLWKQGEEVWDNDRIIGFLKRLPNANPLIPAAVLAVNKERAELLLANGDKMQLPASAMRWTGRTMPIKVGEQIWIRQRENGDWLLAQIPEANSGLVSINSDNGAIEAIVGGFSFDLSKFNRATQSLVQVGSSIKPFVYAAALDRGLSLSTILLDSPIVIHKPGQAVWSPKNSPNRFDGPLRLRVGLGLSKNMIAVRAIQMAGVDYVADYLQRFGFQRDQYYASEALALGAASFTPLEMARAYAVFDNGGFLVDPYLIDKIVDNNGNDIFVANPKIACPTCDNIPVIYGETQKLDAFNVELQNSQALAQDHLPTDEYAEDQQQAVPDLPELAQDNKILDDNALNLMAQAKSENDQVIYAPRVISGELAFLMRSALTSAVFGEAGQSWRGTSWRMANEFKRRDIGGKTGTTNNNKVAWYAGFGANLATAVYIGFDDNKLVLGRGESGGTSAMPAWIAYMKTALKDVPERKLPIPQGIVERRIDPRSGLLATEGGMNEYFISGTEPTRAYVPERGYQIESLTPTGGEGKQMEELF
- a CDS encoding competence protein ComA, with the protein product MIHQIKQKICQFQQARIPLNVGIWQDQSLELLWFDQQQTPHVEILPLTAIASVQQQVKQQSKSSRIQWVTAILPQHTWSKRLILPHLLSPQECEQQCHYTLQQELPLANEQIWFDYCYQTLPVEQNLHASQLDIVAINSLSAQQYIQQFLPIKINVLDHLSAVLLRAFYYLCPELQHNNEVLWLYQDQQMAIAIQDKPQQCQLLQKTSENLTALIQQYQQSYAANIKHYVLYRSANFSSHLAKQYDWHLVDNQLPLIPLGCALWGKANVINVPQGNSHYVN